CGCCGCGCGAGCAGGTCAAGAAGCGCACCGACGGGCTGTCGGTGTTCCTGGTCGACATGCGGGCCGCCAAGGGCAAGGGCCTCGAGATCCGGCCGATCCGCACGATGATGAACCACAACAGCACCGAGGTGTTCTTCACCGACATGGAGGTCCCGGCCGAGAACCTCGTGGGCGAGGAGGGGCAGGGCTTCCGCTACATCCTCTCGGGCATGAACGCCGAGCGCATCCTGATCGCGTCGGAGTGCCTCGGCGACGGCCGCTGGTTCGTCGAGAAGGCCACCGCCTACGCCAAGGAGCGCGTGCTGTTCGGCAACCCGATCGGCCGCAACCAGGGCGTCCAGTACCCGATCGCGCGCGCCTACGTGCATCTGCAGGCCGCCGAGCTGATGGTGCGCAAGGCGGCGGCGCTCTACGAGAGCGGCATCAACTGCGGCGAGGAGGCCAACGTCGCCAAGCTGCTGGCGTCGGAGGCGGCGTGGGAGGCCGCCGACATGTGCGTGCAGACGCATGGCGGCTTCGGCTTCGCCGAGGAGTTCGACGTCGAGCGGAAGTTCCGCGAGACGCGGCTCTACACGGTGGCGCCGATCTCGACCAACATGGTGCTCAACTTCGTGTCGGAGCACGTGCTGGAGCTGCCCCGGTCGTACTGACCCCGGCGCGGGCGTCAGTTCCGCGCCGCCCGCCAGCGCTGGAAGAGGCGCCACGCCGCCCAGGCGGCGGCGCAGAGCGCCGCGGCGATGGCGACGGCGGCCCACAGGGGCACGCGGTCCCGCAGCCACGCGAAGGCGGCGTCGCCGGCCACGCCGACCCCCAGCCAGTAGGGCGCCCAGATCGCGGCCGAGGTCCAGTTGGCGATCTGGAACGACGCGGGCCGCATGTCCATCATGCCGGCCACCAGCGGGATGGCCGCGCGCACCGGCCCGAGGAAGCGGCCGAGGAAGACGCTGGCGGCGCCCCAGCGACGGAAGAAGAGTCGCGCGCCGGCCAGGAGATGGGGATGGCGCGTGAACGGCCACATGCGCGGCACGGAGGCGCGGAAGTGGCGGCCGATCAGGAAGCTCGCCCAGTCGCCCAGCGCCGCGCCGGGCACGGCCCACGCGACCATCCACCAGAAATCCAGCGTGCCCTGGCCGACCATGACGCCGACGAACACCATCGCCGCCGTCGCCGGCAGCAGCAGGCTGACGAAGGCCAGCGACTCGCCGAACGAGAGCGCGAACACCACCGGTCCGGCCCAGTCCTTGTGGGCGGTGATGAAATCGCGGATCTGGATCTCGAGGTCGCCGAGCATGGTCGCCGGGGCCGGAGGGTCGGGCGGCGCCGAGACTGCCCAATGCGCGCCGCCGCCACAAGCCGCCCGCCGCCGGCACCGGCTCATGTGGCCGGCGCATGGCCGCCTCCGTTTGACCGGCGCGGCGCGTCCGGTATCAATGCGGTCGCGACGGATCGACGAACCACGGGAGTGACGCACATGCGGGCGATGATCAGCGAGCAGATCGGCGGGCCGGAGAGCCTCGTCCTGAAGGAGCTGCCCTCGGCGCCGCTCAAGAAGGGCCAGGTGCGGATCGCCGTCCACGCCGCCGGCGTGAACTTCCCCGACACGCTCATCATCCAGGACAAGTACCAGTTCAAGCCGCCCCGGCCCTTCGCGCCCGGCCACGAGGTCGGCGGCGTCGTGTCCGAGGTCGGCGAAGGCGTCGCGGACTACAAGGTCGGCGACCGCGTGATCGCGGCGATCGGGCATGGCGGCTACGCCGACGAGGTCGTGGCCGACCAGACCCAGCTGCTGCCGATGCCGCCGAACATGTCGTTCGAGGAGGGCGCCGCCTTCACCATGACCTACGGCACCAGCTACTACGCGCTCAAGCAGCGCGCCGACCCCAAGCCCGGCGAGACGCTGCTGGTGCTCGGCGCCGCCGGCGGCGTCGGCCTGACGGCGGTCGAGCTCGGCGCGCTGATGGGGCTGAAGGTGATCGCCGCCGTCGGCTCCGACGAGAAGATGGAGATCTGCCGCAAGTACGGCGCCACCATGTTCGTGAACTACAACACCGAGAAGATGCGCGACAAGGTGAAGGAGCTGACCGGCGGCAAGGGCGCGGACATCGTCTACGACGCGGTCGGCGGCGACGCCTTCGACGAGGCCATCCGCTGCATCAACTGGTACGGCCGGCTGCTGGTGATCGGCTTCGCGTCGGGCCGCATCCCGTCGCTGCCCGCCAATCTGGCGCTTCTCAAGAGCTGCGACGTGCGCGGCGTGTTCTACGGCGCCTGGCGGGCGCGCGAGCCCGCCGAGGCGCGCAAGAACTTCGACGAGATGTTCGCCTGGGTGCGCGACGGCAAGCTGAAGCCGCACATCTCCATGACGTTCCCGCTGGAGAAGGCGGCCGACGCCATGAACGCGCTGCTGTCGCGCAAGGCCACCGGCAAGGTCGTCATCAAGACGCGATGAGCCGCGCGGCGGCGGAGGGGATGGTCCAGATGGGCAGGCTCAAGGACAAGGTCGCGATCGTCACCGGCGGCGCTTC
The genomic region above belongs to Rhodospirillales bacterium and contains:
- a CDS encoding DedA family protein: MLGDLEIQIRDFITAHKDWAGPVVFALSFGESLAFVSLLLPATAAMVFVGVMVGQGTLDFWWMVAWAVPGAALGDWASFLIGRHFRASVPRMWPFTRHPHLLAGARLFFRRWGAASVFLGRFLGPVRAAIPLVAGMMDMRPASFQIANWTSAAIWAPYWLGVGVAGDAAFAWLRDRVPLWAAVAIAAALCAAAWAAWRLFQRWRAARN
- a CDS encoding NADPH:quinone oxidoreductase family protein; the encoded protein is MRAMISEQIGGPESLVLKELPSAPLKKGQVRIAVHAAGVNFPDTLIIQDKYQFKPPRPFAPGHEVGGVVSEVGEGVADYKVGDRVIAAIGHGGYADEVVADQTQLLPMPPNMSFEEGAAFTMTYGTSYYALKQRADPKPGETLLVLGAAGGVGLTAVELGALMGLKVIAAVGSDEKMEICRKYGATMFVNYNTEKMRDKVKELTGGKGADIVYDAVGGDAFDEAIRCINWYGRLLVIGFASGRIPSLPANLALLKSCDVRGVFYGAWRAREPAEARKNFDEMFAWVRDGKLKPHISMTFPLEKAADAMNALLSRKATGKVVIKTR
- a CDS encoding acyl-CoA/acyl-ACP dehydrogenase; the protein is MAATAIPADHAYGRSHPEIRDAVRQLCQRFDGAYWRELDRNRGYPTAFVTALTEAGWLSILIPEQFGGAGLGISAAAAVLEEIHAAGCNAAACHAQMYTMGTVLRHGNADQKARYLPKIATGELRLQAFGVTEPSSGTDTLSLRTAAVKKNNSTYIVNGQKLWTSRAEHSDLMLLLARTTPREQVKKRTDGLSVFLVDMRAAKGKGLEIRPIRTMMNHNSTEVFFTDMEVPAENLVGEEGQGFRYILSGMNAERILIASECLGDGRWFVEKATAYAKERVLFGNPIGRNQGVQYPIARAYVHLQAAELMVRKAAALYESGINCGEEANVAKLLASEAAWEAADMCVQTHGGFGFAEEFDVERKFRETRLYTVAPISTNMVLNFVSEHVLELPRSY